The region aaatGGAAATTCATTTTCAGTCAGTTACCAAACTTCGGATATATGTATTGGTTGGTCCTTGAATTTATGAAACTTGTTACCTATTTATTAGGTTTGTCGAATGTAGGAAGATATTAAGAAGGCTTAAGAGGTCCACACACTCAATATGATATGATACCATGTTAACAATTAGAAAAAGACTAGAGAGGGATGATAAGAAAGGTTACCCTGGGGTGTGttcatcatcttcatcctcTTTGCCTTTACATGTTTATCATCGTTGCTCTATATTGATGATTTTCACTCAAAGGCTCCTACTAATTCACTTGCTCTAATATCTTTATTTGCTACATAACCATCTTTGGTGATGACCTTGCAATAGCAATTACGAAAAGGTACTTGTTTCACTTTGTAGCCCTtgtatttctttaataataCTTTTGGCACGATACAAATGCTGGTTGGAAATGGAGGAGGTGTCAACTTAGTTCTAATGTCCGTGGTTCATAATTTTCTTAGTTCTCACCAGGCAAAGGTGAAGAATTATTGCACTTCATGCTACCTTTACTAAGTAACTAGTTCCTCTTTTTCTAGATATATCACCCATTGATTGTCACTGGATTTAGACAGTGAAAATTTGTCCAAGTGGTTAGGGTGATCATTTTATGGATAGCTTAATTTTTTAAGGCTTCACTCAAGTTTATGGTCAAGAATATCATGATACCGCTTCTGTTATATCTGTTTGTCTATTGCTGGCCACGGGTGTCGTACAGCCTTTATTTTAGCTAGAcattaaaaatgtgtttcttCATTCTGAACATAAAGAGAAGATCTATATAGAGCAATTTCCTGGTTTTGTTTCTTAGGAAGAGTCAGAATGTGGTTTGCAAACTTTGACAAGCTCTTTGTGGTTTTAAGCGGTCTCCTTGTGCTCAGTTATGAAGGTTAAGTATTGATCTTCAACATTTTGGCAGGGTTTGAAGTTAATCGGTTTATAACCAGGGATGATCAGGTTGACATTATCAACTGAAACAGTATTTATTCCATCCCTTTCAAATCAAAGATTTGGGTTCTCTCAAATACTTTTAGGTATCAAAGTAATTCAATCTAGCCATAGAGTTGTGTATCATAGGAAGTACGTATTGGATATTCTTGAAGAGGCAGGCACAATAGACTGCAAACCAACTTACCATCCTATGGATCCAAATATAAAGGTTCTTCCAGGATAGGGGAGCCCCTTTCTCATCCTTGAAAGATATTGGAGACTAATTGGTAAGCTGAACCATGTTACCATCACATGACCAGATACTTAATCTGTTGTTTCTATGGTGAGTGAGTTtctctaatttcttttatgatacATTGGGATGCAGCCATTCGAATTTTGAGGCATGCAAAAGGGTTCTTGATCAAggtttattataaaagaataacgGTCATACAGATGTTGATTGGGTTAGGTTCCCTTTTGATAAATGTTCTCTACCTTGAGATATCTTAATCTTGTTGGAGGCCATCTTGTTCTTGGAGAAGTATGAGGTTTGAGGTTTTAGCTATATCTAGTGCAGAAGTAGAATATCATGCTATGATCTTGGTTCCTCACTTGCCTACTTAATTGCCTTGAATATTACACCAAAGCTCAAATATTCAACAAACATAAGAAAGGCACAGGTTTTAGACTACAGAGCTACTTAGGGTGTATTTTTAATAGAATGGTATCAACCAGGGCCATACCAGTATTTCACACATTAAGCTTACAATATCAAGCATGAATGGTACTGAATACCCATTTCTATCATAGGAAGATTACTTCAATGAAATTACAATACAAAAAGTAGGGGAAAAGAAAAGTTAGAATTCAAAGTTGGAACAAGAAGAAACCTAGTGAGCAAGTTTTGTGgccaaattttaaaatcttaccCTTTCCAAGATCATCAGGATCAGCATGCACAACAACAGCCCTCCCAATTATGGAGTGAACTCCAGTTAGTGGAATCTACATATTGAAAGTGAGAAAGGGAAAATTAAGTGTTCTAGTCCCAATTACATTAcattcaaatttcataaataaaattatcaaccAAGTGAAACAATACAAAGGAAAACCAATATTGCGCAATGCGAGTGCCTTTGAACATGTGATTGATTTACAGAGGGGTAGATTAAATCAAATCACATGAGATGATTCTCTAAAAGAACAAAGAGAACAAATTACGAAAATAACATTGAGTAACACCGAACAACACTCATATTTAAATTCTTTACCTGTGTATCTCTAATAGAAATCTCAGCAACTCCTGCAAAACAGAAAGCCCTTTGGAAATTTCCCAGCAGACAATTCTTGAAAAGTAGTCAGAAATaccaaaataaatatgaaaaagaaagcaGATAATACCATCCGGCCCTGCAACAATGTTGCCCAAATCACCAGCATGACGCTCATCATCTGAAGGAGCCCCATGATCCTTCTTCAACGGATTGAAATGAGGACCTAATGCAAAGAAGTCAAAGCTAAAATTTGCCAGAAAGTTGCATGTTTAACTTATAgattatttcaaagaaaaaaaaaaagacttcaTTTTCATAGGTTTTTAAGTCAATATTACATCGCCAGCAAATCATATATATAACTGGCAAAGCAACTATTACAAAATCTTTTAATCATACGACAAATCATGATTGGAtttcaatgtaaaaaataaaaatcattagaCTCTCCATATTCCAATTaaactcttttttctttctttcttctagCAAGTTAAACAATTGAATTATAACCCAACTACAGACACAAAACAAGTGAATTCAAAAAGAATTCAGGATTTCTATCACCCTTGTTTTTTTAACTCTTCTTTCTCAGTCTTCCAAATTAACAATTGTAAACCTTCCTTTTAATTTTGCTACAAAAGGTAGGTGGAAGAGGAATTGTACAAGTTTGATGATAAACAATGATGAAGAGAAGAGAGAACCGGTGGAGTTGCAGCCATTGGTGGTGTCACCAAAAGCATGAATATGGAAGCCATGAAACCCTGGTGACAACCCTGTTATTCTCCCTGTCACATGAGTGGTTCCTACACAATCACAATGAACCAGACCAATAAGCAAATCAATTTTCCAAACTGAATGTATAGTGCAGAGTCAGAGACatgaagagagaaagagagagaccATTGGGGTGCTGAAGAAACTGAAGAGAACCTCTAACGTTGTTGTGTCCGATGATGAGAGCCACTCCTTTGGGGGTTCCGTTTGCAgctttcatcttcttttctgAAGATAGTGGAAAACACTAATCTGTGTTCTTGGATCGTTAAAACAAccacaaaaggaaaataaagggAATTAATAAGAGATTTGGTTTTTTTTACTCGTGAATTTAACTCGAGGAATATGAGGAAAAGGAAAATCAAATCCATACATTTATTTTCGTTTggtttagaaatattttaatgtagTGCTGGTGTATATGtaaataaatgttatgatatatatatatatatatatatatatatatatatatatatatatatatatatatatatatatataatagtatgtGTGAGGGATTCTATGAGAATAACAAATTATCATTCTCAGGGTTGTGATTGTGTTTTATGTTGGAAAAGAATATGGTGTTAAGCTAAACTAAATCAAGAGagtaaattggtttttaattttttttaagagatttactttttcttaaacatttttgaaaactgGCCTTATTATATAAGTGAATGTAATTGTTGAATTAAGATTGATAGAAATTACACACAAAATTAATACAACAGTAATGATATGTAAAGATAAAGAATGACAAAGAttacacaaaaaattatattatttatagtcaTTTAATGTtagaacaaacaaaatttattatctttttgttatgtttattaaaTGCAAAATATAGATGATaggaaacaaaaatttaatcactataataaaaatacttttgaatttggttttttttttttttttttttacgtctGAGTAAAATCTAACGCTACATTTGGAGATGTCATTTGATGTCAGGGTCGAAACTCCGATGTTCAAGAATGTCTGTCACCATAACGTCCAATGTCTCTTTTTTCCAGCACGCTTGAGAATGCTTGCAGCTAGGGCTGggcaaaa is a window of Vigna unguiculata cultivar IT97K-499-35 chromosome 4, ASM411807v1, whole genome shotgun sequence DNA encoding:
- the LOC114181385 gene encoding superoxide dismutase [Cu-Zn] 2 — protein: MKAANGTPKGVALIIGHNNVRGSLQFLQHPNGTTHVTGRITGLSPGFHGFHIHAFGDTTNGCNSTGPHFNPLKKDHGAPSDDERHAGDLGNIVAGPDGVAEISIRDTQIPLTGVHSIIGRAVVVHADPDDLGKGGHELSKSTGNAGARIACGIIGLQSSV